Within the Candidatus Glassbacteria bacterium genome, the region GTCGATCCTGATCCAGTGCATCTCGCGGCCGTTGAGCATCTGCTTCTTGCCGACCACTGGGATATTGTTCTCGGCCATGCAGGCTACAGTGCAGGCGCCGCAGGCGGTGCAGTTGTTGAGATCTATCGCCATGCCCCAGCGATGGCCGGGATAGGCGTGATCCTCGCCCCAGATCGAGCGGCGGCGGTATTCTTCGAGAGTGGGATTGATTTTATCGTGGCCGGCATGACTGAACTGGCCGGCCGACTGATCGTGGCTGAATTCCTCGAGCGTGGTGGAGAAGACGATCGGCCGGCTTTCAGTGCTCGAGTGGGCCTGCACCGAGGCCAGCCTGGCACGTTTTCCGGTCGCAGAGATGACCGCCCCGGAGATAGTGTAATGCAATCCGGTATCCAGTAAGCCCGTCAGTCCGTAGGCATTCGCTCCGCGGCTGTTACCGACCTCGCCGGCGGCTTTTCTGCCCCAGCCGACTTCAAGGGCGGCCACGCCGGCGGCCATCCCGGGCTGCACCAGCACCGGAGCCTCCACACCCCTGCCCTCGACCTCCAGACTGACAACATCCCCGTCACCCACTCCCAGTTCCCCGGCGGTCACGGGAGCCAGCGAGATAAAGTTCTCCCACGCCACCCTGGAGACAGGCCGCGGAGTTTCCAGCAGCCAGGCGTTGTTCATCGAGCGGCCGTCCCAGTGGATAGATCCCGCCGAGAGCCTCAGCTCGATACCATCCCGGACCTGATCCGGCTTGCCCAGCACGGTCAGCGCCTCAGGGCGGAACCTGGCCAACGGGTTTGCCGCTTCCGGCTCTTCCCGCGGCAGGCTAACCACGCCCTGCTGAAGAGATTCGATCCAGAAGCTTTCGAAATCTCCAGCCGCACCGGTGGCCGGATAGATATTGTCCCGCCAGTACTGCTTGAGATACATCCGCCATTCAACAGCTCCCTCCCCGGCGGCGAAGTCATTATTACCGGCCGCCAGCGCAAGTGCGATCAGGCTCTGCTCAACCTGACGGTTGTCCCAGATCGGCGAGATCAGCGGCTGCTGGAGAGAGTAGGTGCCAGCCAGCGGCTCGGCGTCGTTCCAGGATTCGGCAGGGTGCAGCGCGGGAAGGACGTAGTCGCACAAGGCGGTGGTTTCGTCAATCCGGTCGGCAAGAGAGACTTTAAGCGGTACTTGCGCCAGCGCCCCGGCCAGCCCGGATTCGGCGGGGAGCGTGAACGCCGGGTTGGTTCCGGCGATAATCACCGCCCCTACCCTGCCGGCGCTCATGGCGGCAATGGCATCATCCAGCGCCTCCGGGCCGCTGCCTGCGGAATTATCGCGCAGTGCTCCGGCAATCATGGTGTTGCCCGGGGAATCCAGGGCGGCGTTCAGCAGATTGACCAGCGCGTGCAGCCTGGCGCCCGAGTCCCCCGAGTTGGCGAAATTCTCGCTGACCAGCAGGCACTCGCCGCGGGCGGATTCCAGGCGGGCGGCGAGTTCGCCGAGACAACCTGCTGGCAGGCCTAGTTCGCGCTCAACATCCGCAGGTTGGAACGAAGTCAGGAACGAGGTGATCCGGCCATCGGTGGCGTACCCGCTCACCTTGCGTTCCACGAGCAGGATGCGGGCCAGCGCTCCGGCGACCCTGTAGAGGGCGGAGGCTTTGACCGGATAGCGCTGATCTGCCATCGCGCCGGTCTCCGTGTATTCAGGCTCGAAACTTACCACCCGGCTCATCGCTTCGCTTTCAGGGTCGCGCCTGGCGAAGAAATCGCGGAGATACTGCATGCGCTGGTCGTTTGTCGCCAGCGGATCGGACCCGAACAGGACTAGTTCGCGCGCCCGGTCGAAACGGTAAAGCGGCGGCGAGGACCAGGCGAATGCACGGGCAATGCAAGCACGCCACAGATAGTCAGTCAAAGGCTCATAAGTTACGTGAAGGGCACCGGGAAAACCGGCCAGGAACTGATTCGCCAGCGCCGAGCGCGCCGGGCCGTTCCAGCTTCCGGTCAACAGGATAACTTCACCGGCCGTGGCCAGCTTCCCGCCGATCTCCGCATCCAGAGCCGTGAAATCCGCCGCCGCCCAGGAACCGTCCTGGTTCTTTCTGGCCGGACCGGCCAGCCGGCCTGGATCATAGAGATTGAACAGCGACGCCTGTCCGCGTACACAGAGCCTGCCCCTGTTCAGCGGATGCGCCGGGTTGCCCTCGAGTTTCACCGGGCGGCCCTCGCGCACCCTGGCGATTACGCCGCAACCGGCAGGGCATTCCCCACAGGTGGTGGCGTAGAAATTAGCCACACCCGGTACCAGGTTCTCGGGCTGGTTAAGGTACGGCACGATCTTTTCCGCCGGCCGTCGCATGCAGCCAACCATGCTGAAAACCGCCGCCACCCCGCCCAGCTTGATAAAATCACGGCGGCTGAAGAGCGGGATATCGCCGGAGGGCTTATCGGTAACCGGGATGGCCGGAACGACGGGACTCGGCGCCGAGGTGTTCTCCAGTTGCTCCAGACCGGTCCAGAATTCAGGCTTGTCGGACATCAGAACCCTTTATCATTGATGGCACGTGCTGCACTGTGTCATTGCGTTGTGGTGCGGAATTACGCCGGTAGCCAGTCTCTCCGGCGTTTTATCCAGTCCGGTGGCGTTTTGGCCGGCCGCCACACTGCTGTTAAGCGTCTGCAAGTCCACATACTTCAAATATGGGTAGCGCTCGTAAATGCCTATCCCGGCCGATGTGAGAGCACCGGTGGAGTCGAGATAAGCCTGATGGAACTGGCTCTGGCGGTGGCACTCGATGCAGTCGCCCATTTCCAGGCGCTTGACCTGGCTGATCAGCGGCATCACGGCCACGTCGCCGTGGCACTCCATGCAGTCCACGCCGGCTTTAAGGTGCCATTTGTGGCTGAAATAGACATGGTCCGGCAGGCGATGGACCCGCTCCCACTGCACGGTCTTCCCTTCGTTGTACATCCGGCCCAGCATCTTGATATTGTCCTTGTCGAGCCCCACCACGCTATGGCAGCCCATGCAGACGTTCATCGGCGGGATCCCCGCATGCGGACCTTTTTCCGCCGCGCCGTGGCAATACAGGCAATCCATCTTGTAGTCGCCTGCGTGAATTTTATGGCTGAAAGGTATGGGCTGGTCGGGCGCGTAGCCGGTGTTGATGTCGAGGTGCCAGACGTAGTGGCCCGAAACCGCCAGGACTGCGATAGCGATTATTATCAAGTGGAGCTTGCTTTTAATCAGGTTCATGCAGGAGTCGCTCTGTCAAAATAACAAGCGAAAAGGCAATCCGTTTTCTGGCTTCCTCCGCCTATCGAAACGACATAAACCGTGAGCGGCCATACAGGTGGGAAATTCAGATCGGCTTAAAAGTACATCGGACAGGTGAGGATGTCCAGAATAATTGTCAGCAGTTCCCCAGCAAGCCGTCACCTCCCCATCTCACGCCGTTCTAATCAAATTCAACCTGTTAACGGCAGCCTGCCTGGCAAAGTTTCAGCAAATTATGAATCATTTAACCAATTGAATTGTCCCGCAACATCGGCTGGCCAGGTCATGTTCCTGCGACAGGTGCTCGATAAGCATCCTGCGGCTGAAGGCGGGATCGTTCCACGGGATTTTGTATTGTCCGCTCCACAAGGAGCCGGGCTGGGGAGGACAGGTAATAAAGTCAAGCAAACCATTGCGGGAACTCATTGTCATGACTCCGTGCTCAAAAGCGTCAAACAAAATCAGCAAATGGCCGGCATGTACAAAAAACCGGCTGTCCAGTTAAGCGCCAGACAGCCGGGCTTGCGAGAAAAATGGTGGAGGCGGCGGGAATCGAACCCGCGTCCGAAGACAGGCCAAACCGGGCCTCTACATGCTTAGTCGATGTTTGATCGTCGACGGATGGCCATTCCACCGACAGAACACGCCATCCGGTTAGCCGGGGAAGATCTTACCTCAGGCGTCCCGGCGCCACATGAGGCCAGCCTGCTTTATCGTCGCCCGCAGCGTCTCCACAGGCGGGGAGTTCGCAACGGACGTGGCTGCATTAGTTATGCAGCCAGAGCCAAGTTATCGTTGGCAATTGATGGTTTCCCGCTTGATAACGAGGTTCGGGACCCCGGCATGCAACCTGGCTCCGCCAGATATCTCCGTCGAAACCGGATCGCCCCCATTTTTTTCGTACCTGTTTGAAACTAGCCTGCGAAGTTGACAATGTCAAGCGGACAGCTTAAAATGAGTCCGGGCGCAACCCGCCTGCAAGTTTTTCCATCCTGCCGGATTTAATCCGGAAAGGCTCGTGACCGGATGATTACAGTTGTCGATTTTATCCTGTTGATTGTCTGCCTCTTTTTCGTCCTCCGGGGCCTGTTCAGGGGTATCCTGATGGAGGTATTCAGCATCCTGGCCCTGGTGACCGGAATCCTGGCTTCTATCAATTACTACACCCTGGCCGCGGGCTGGTTCGAGAGCATCTTCCCCGCCGGAGCCAGCCGCAATGCAGCCGGGCTGGCGGCCGTGTTCCTGGTGGTCTGGCTGTTGATCAAGATCCTCAGCTGGATCCTGAACAAGAGCCTGGGCGAAGCCGAAACCAACCCGGCCAGCCGGATCGCCGGCGGTACGCTCGCCCTGGTTAAAGCCGTCCTGTTTCTGACCCTGGTCGTTTACATGGCCGAAAATGTGTGGCCGGGCAACAAGATTACCTCGGATAGCCTCTCCACAGGGNNNNNNNNNNAGGGTACAGCTATCGCATTGTGAACTCGCTGAAAGACGCCGGCCTGTTCCCGGAACTGCCGGACCTGAGCAAATAGCGTTCCGCCATCCGGCAAAGTAACCGACAAAAAAACCGCCGCTCCGGTTTGTGGAACGGCGGCTTGGCCAATCCAATTCATTCCGCAGCTTAAAGCCTCGTATCCAGCACGCGCCGGGCATAGCCGTTGGCGGGATCCATTCCCAGGCTCAACAGCTCGTTAACCCTGCCCCGGCCGCGGTTAAAGGCCAGCAGAGCCAGCCTGATATCGCCGCGGTAGTAATGCAGATGGTCCTTGAGATGGCGGATGCCGATCCGGATATTATAGGCCGGATCGTAGAGTTTTTTACGCGTTGCGCCACGGTCGATTGTCAGCGCGGTGCCGTAGCGCACCTGCATCAGGCCGATCTCACCCACCAGGCCGACACAGTCGGTGACAAACCTGCTTTCCGTGCGGATAACCCTGAACACCAACTCGGGATCGACCTCCTCGTCCACGCTGATATCGTAGATCAGGCGGGCGAGCTGGAGATCGGCGTTGAACATGTTGGCGAAATGCCTCATCTGTTCATTGAGCTTGATTTTACCGGCTTCCAGAACAGCCAACTTGTGCCAGGCGGCCACTTCGGTAAGCTCGGGGATCTCGTTGCGGTTGATCGCGCTTCCCGCGGCGATCATCGTTTCGGTGGAGACCGATCCGGGCAGGCGGTACACGCCGAGCACCACTGTGACCATCAAAGCCACAGCGCTAATCATAAATACCAGATTACCGAACCTGGCCAACATGCCGGCGCCGCCGCTCTTTACACGGCAACCTCTCAGACACTTGCGGGTCTGGACGTCTATGTTGTTATCCAGTTTCCTTCTTCCCATTGCTGTCAACTCCTGATGAATCGGGCTCAAATCCGCCCGGTTTGTAATCCCGCTAGCTGGCGGACAACTTGCTACCACTGTTTCTCAAGTTATTGTTGCAGAATCTATGCCATAAAAAAAGCAATCTTTCCTCGATGAACTCGAAAAAGTCTCTCAAAAAAAGATTGCTTACCGTAACCGGTTATCTTAACCTGCTGAAAGTGAATCAGCCCGAAACGATATTCCCGATTTTACATCTTTGTAATTTTATTACACTTTTTTTCCAAAAAAGTTGCTTTAAGATAAACTTTTTACCATCTTTTGTCAAGTATAAACCATGTTTTTTAATACAAGTGCTCTTCAAAGGGATTTTATAACAACTTAGGGAAAGAAGAGAATGTTTTGAAAGGCGAATGGCGGTATTACTTTCACACGACGGTCGATTTTCTGGTAACGGTGGCAATCTTTGCCCTGATATACCTGATTGCCTTAAAAGTAATGTCCAATATCGGCGCCCTCCTTAATATCACTACGATCTGAGCCGGAAAAGCTCTGCAGCGCGCGACAACCCCTTCAATTGCTCTGTTTTGCCGATAATCACAGAATAAAGCAGCCGCCTGGCGCCAGTTGAGAGGCCTATTTACTGATGATAAAAGTTACGTCCTTGGTGGATACCTGGCCGGAAACCATGTCTTCGGTAGTGACCAGCAGGTTGTACTGGCCGTCGACATAGGCGGATGCGTCGATAGAGATATAGATCGGGTCGATATTGCCGGGGCGGCTGATATCGTGCTCGAAAGTGGTCACCACCTTGCCCACCTCGTTGCGCACCCCGATAAAGCGCCCCAGGGTATTGATAATCCGGCGGGCTGTGCTGAGATCCCGGCTGCTGGAGCTGACCAGGTAGTCGACCTTGATATGCTTTGTACCGGTCGAGTCGGGGACGAGGTTGTAGAGCTCGTAATAGACGTAAACCGGCATGTCGCTCTTGAACGATGATGACGGCAGCGGCGTGATCCGGTGGCCCCTGAGATTGAACTTGCTCGGCTGGTTGTCCTCAACCACGCTGGTGGCCAGGATCAGGTCGCTGAGAGACAGGCTGTCCTCGCTCCGGTAGCTGTCGACATAGAAATTGCTCTTGTAAATCTGCATCAGGTTGGTCCGGGTCTGCTTGAGGCGGGCCGCCATATGGTAGTAACCCGGCGCGATCTGCATCGAAAGCAGGTCCGGGATCATCGCATCGCGCGAGGGGATGAAATTCGGGACCCTGTATGTCTTGGAGACAGTGGTCCGCTGGACTTCCTGCCACCACGAGTCGTAGAGCACCACTTCCAGCTCCACGGGCACCTCGACTGTCCCGAACGGATCGGGGACCTTGATCTGATCGGTGGGCAGGCCGAAATACACGCCCAGGGCGCTGAGCGTGTCCGGGCCTTTGAGCGAGACCGGAAAGTAGTAGAAATTCATCGGCTCTTCCTCGAACTCGTGCTCATAGGTCTCGGTCACCTCACCTTCGGTGAACCCCCGCTCTGTCAGCAGCAGCTCGTCATGGAACAGGTCCTGAAGGTACGTGCGGCGGGCATACTCGAAACTCCCGCCCTGAAAGTTGTGGACTTCGTTGGCGAGCTGATCGTACTTCGGATGGATTTCGGCCCTGCTGCGGAACAGCTCCTCCACGTTACGTCCGCCCATGCTCATTTCCGATTCGATATCCGGGATCAGGGCCTCTTCCAGGCTGTAGGCCATCCGGTAATAGTTAACGCGGGAGACGAAATGGTACATCAACGGATTAGAGCGGTTTTTACTGTAAAGCCAGCTGATATTGTCCCTGATCGCCCAGTTGCCGCTGAGACTCGTTTTCTGGTCCGGTTCCCCGTGCTTGATATAGACCCTGCCCCGCTCATCGTACCCGGGCCGAAGCGCGCTGTAATACTCCTTGCGCACGTAACGCAGGCGGCGGTAATGCTCCACCAGACGTTCGTTTCTGACCGTGGTCGGAGTCGGGTCCTTGCGGCCCCAGAACGAGATCAGAAAAATTCCCTTGCGCCCCGTTGGAGTAAGCTCGAACTCGCGGCGCTGGTCGCTGGTGGTCAGGTCGCGAAGGTCCTGGAACATTTCCAGCGCCAGGTTGTCATCCATCACCCTGGCGGCGCTGAAATAGGCCTCGCAGGCCAGGTTGTCGTTCTCCAGCGTGAACAGTTCCTGGGCCATCATCACCCGCTGGCGGGGCGTAAGGTTATCGATCCCCGCCTCCTCGATCTGAGCGAACAGGTCGCGGGCCAGGTCCTCATCACCGGTGTGGGTATAGATCCTGGCGAGCTGGAACATGATCTCGCTGCGTTCGCCGTGGAGGTCCTGCATCTCGGTCAGGAACAGGATTCCCCGTTCGAGGAATCGGTCGTTGATATAGGCGTCGCAGAGTATGTTGAGCGTTCCCATCTCATCCGGGGCTGTCTTCACCAGGCCTTCGAGAGTATCCCAGAAGTAGCTCTCTCCATACTCTTCAAGTTCGAACCTGTCCGCTGCCAGCGCCCTGTAATAGAGCAGTTTACGGCTTTCCGGCTCCAGTTCCCCGATCTGCTCCAGGGTGTTTAGCATGTTTTTCTCTTTGTTCCGGATCAGATAGACCTCGCACAGACCCAGCAGGGCGTCCATGTTCTGTTCGTCCTTTTCCAGGGCTTTTTTGAACGATTTTTCGGCGTCTTTCTCATCTTTCAGGTTCAACTGGGCCTTGCCCAGCATCACCAGCACCTCGGCGGTGGCCTCTTCGCGCTCCAGCCACTTTTTCATCGCCTCGCGGGCGCGTTTCCAGCCCTTGTTCTCCAGGGCCTCGAGCGAGAGCTCGTACAGTTTTTCGCTGGACAGAGTATCGGCAAACTCGGTCTGGGCGGCCAGATTGCCGGACAAAAGAACCAGAACCAGGGTGACAGATCCTATGGGGAACCGGAAGCTCATCTGCGGAAACCTCTCGGGTACTGGATATTAGATCGGTGGACAGTTCGCGCACTACTGTTAATACACATTACGCGGAAAAATGTTTGGGGCAATATAACAGCGGACAGGGCGCGCGGCAACCGGGATGCGGCTGAGCCGTTACTTGTAACCGAACGCCTGGGGCACCAGCAGGGAGATCTGGGGCAGATAGGTGATCAGGAACAGCACGATTATCATCGCTACGAAAAACGGCAGCAGCGGCCGAGTTACCTTGCCGATACTGGTTTTGGCGATTGAGCAGCCGACAAACAGGCAGGTGCCCACCGGCGGAGTGCAGAGCCCGATACAGAGGTTGAAGATCATCATGATCCCGAAATGGATCGGGTGCATGCCGAGTTCGAGCACCACGGGCAGGAAGATGGGGGTGAAGATCAGCACGGCCGGAGTCATGTCCATGAACGTGCCGACAATCAGCAGCATCAGGTTGATGATCAGGAAGATCACCACCCGGTTGTCGGTCAGGCCTACCAGGAACGCGCTGATCGTCTGGGGGATATTCTCGTAGGCCAGCACCCAGCTCATCGCCACCGAGGTCCCGATCAGCAGCATCACCACCGCCGTCGTGATCCCGCACTCGAGCATGATTCCCGGCAGGTCGCGCCATTTGACCTCGCGGTAGAGGATCACCACCAGGAAGAACGCATAGGCCACCGCCACTGCGCTGGCCTCGGTGGCCGTGAACACCCCGCCGATAATCCCGCCGAGCACCACCACCACCAGCAAAAGGCTGAGAACCGCCTCCTTGAACTTGACCAGGAACTGTTTGAAACTGCT harbors:
- a CDS encoding GWxTD domain-containing protein: MSFRFPIGSVTLVLVLLSGNLAAQTEFADTLSSEKLYELSLEALENKGWKRAREAMKKWLEREEATAEVLVMLGKAQLNLKDEKDAEKSFKKALEKDEQNMDALLGLCEVYLIRNKEKNMLNTLEQIGELEPESRKLLYYRALAADRFELEEYGESYFWDTLEGLVKTAPDEMGTLNILCDAYINDRFLERGILFLTEMQDLHGERSEIMFQLARIYTHTGDEDLARDLFAQIEEAGIDNLTPRQRVMMAQELFTLENDNLACEAYFSAARVMDDNLALEMFQDLRDLTTSDQRREFELTPTGRKGIFLISFWGRKDPTPTTVRNERLVEHYRRLRYVRKEYYSALRPGYDERGRVYIKHGEPDQKTSLSGNWAIRDNISWLYSKNRSNPLMYHFVSRVNYYRMAYSLEEALIPDIESEMSMGGRNVEELFRSRAEIHPKYDQLANEVHNFQGGSFEYARRTYLQDLFHDELLLTERGFTEGEVTETYEHEFEEEPMNFYYFPVSLKGPDTLSALGVYFGLPTDQIKVPDPFGTVEVPVELEVVLYDSWWQEVQRTTVSKTYRVPNFIPSRDAMIPDLLSMQIAPGYYHMAARLKQTRTNLMQIYKSNFYVDSYRSEDSLSLSDLILATSVVEDNQPSKFNLRGHRITPLPSSSFKSDMPVYVYYELYNLVPDSTGTKHIKVDYLVSSSSRDLSTARRIINTLGRFIGVRNEVGKVVTTFEHDISRPGNIDPIYISIDASAYVDGQYNLLVTTEDMVSGQVSTKDVTFIISK
- a CDS encoding cytochrome c3 family protein: MNLIKSKLHLIIIAIAVLAVSGHYVWHLDINTGYAPDQPIPFSHKIHAGDYKMDCLYCHGAAEKGPHAGIPPMNVCMGCHSVVGLDKDNIKMLGRMYNEGKTVQWERVHRLPDHVYFSHKWHLKAGVDCMECHGDVAVMPLISQVKRLEMGDCIECHRQSQFHQAYLDSTGALTSAGIGIYERYPYLKYVDLQTLNSSVAAGQNATGLDKTPERLATGVIPHHNAMTQCSTCHQ
- a CDS encoding 4Fe-4S dicluster domain-containing protein, producing MSDKPEFWTGLEQLENTSAPSPVVPAIPVTDKPSGDIPLFSRRDFIKLGGVAAVFSMVGCMRRPAEKIVPYLNQPENLVPGVANFYATTCGECPAGCGVIARVREGRPVKLEGNPAHPLNRGRLCVRGQASLFNLYDPGRLAGPARKNQDGSWAAADFTALDAEIGGKLATAGEVILLTGSWNGPARSALANQFLAGFPGALHVTYEPLTDYLWRACIARAFAWSSPPLYRFDRARELVLFGSDPLATNDQRMQYLRDFFARRDPESEAMSRVVSFEPEYTETGAMADQRYPVKASALYRVAGALARILLVERKVSGYATDGRITSFLTSFQPADVERELGLPAGCLGELAARLESARGECLLVSENFANSGDSGARLHALVNLLNAALDSPGNTMIAGALRDNSAGSGPEALDDAIAAMSAGRVGAVIIAGTNPAFTLPAESGLAGALAQVPLKVSLADRIDETTALCDYVLPALHPAESWNDAEPLAGTYSLQQPLISPIWDNRQVEQSLIALALAAGNNDFAAGEGAVEWRMYLKQYWRDNIYPATGAAGDFESFWIESLQQGVVSLPREEPEAANPLARFRPEALTVLGKPDQVRDGIELRLSAGSIHWDGRSMNNAWLLETPRPVSRVAWENFISLAPVTAGELGVGDGDVVSLEVEGRGVEAPVLVQPGMAAGVAALEVGWGRKAAGEVGNSRGANAYGLTGLLDTGLHYTISGAVISATGKRARLASVQAHSSTESRPIVFSTTLEEFSHDQSAGQFSHAGHDKINPTLEEYRRRSIWGEDHAYPGHRWGMAIDLNNCTACGACTVACMAENNIPVVGKKQMLNGREMHWIRIDRYYSGDPDNPQLVNQPMLCQHCMNAPCETVCPVVATVHNDEGLNLQVYNRCVGTRYCSNNCPYKVRRFNWHEYALEAYESESMRMTLNPDVTVREKGVMEKCTFCLQRIREARYKAKERGVPVRDGEVQPACVQTCPTGALVFGDLNDPNSEVHKLYFKQRGFRALEELNVVPSIGYLTQVKNRQPDQDEGGHGEHHG
- a CDS encoding lytic transglycosylase domain-containing protein; its protein translation is MGRRKLDNNIDVQTRKCLRGCRVKSGGAGMLARFGNLVFMISAVALMVTVVLGVYRLPGSVSTETMIAAGSAINRNEIPELTEVAAWHKLAVLEAGKIKLNEQMRHFANMFNADLQLARLIYDISVDEEVDPELVFRVIRTESRFVTDCVGLVGEIGLMQVRYGTALTIDRGATRKKLYDPAYNIRIGIRHLKDHLHYYRGDIRLALLAFNRGRGRVNELLSLGMDPANGYARRVLDTRL
- a CDS encoding TRAP transporter large permease is translated as MEYLPLIVMVAVFIVLLLLNVPIAFSIGLSTLAALWAIGGRPEFVTVAHRVATGIDSFALLAIPFFILSGMLMGRGGLARRLIDFAGTIVGRFTGGLAFVNVVTSMLFGSISGSAVAAVSSIGGFMIPVMNRKGYDRDFNAAVTITAATTGLLIPPSNIMIVYSMAAGGLSVAAIFLAGFLPGILMGLGLMFVCWLVARRKGYGEGEKSSFKQFLVKFKEAVLSLLLVVVVLGGIIGGVFTATEASAVAVAYAFFLVVILYREVKWRDLPGIMLECGITTAVVMLLIGTSVAMSWVLAYENIPQTISAFLVGLTDNRVVIFLIINLMLLIVGTFMDMTPAVLIFTPIFLPVVLELGMHPIHFGIMMIFNLCIGLCTPPVGTCLFVGCSIAKTSIGKVTRPLLPFFVAMIIVLFLITYLPQISLLVPQAFGYK